The following proteins come from a genomic window of Corallococcus sp. NCRR:
- a CDS encoding TonB-dependent siderophore receptor translates to MPTSFRSRPRLVPGALLGASLSLFASPALAQEPVAPQEAPAPESPAPMDDGVYDLPTVVVESERANGPVQGYTARRSGSGTKTDTAIGDTPQSVSVVGRAQMDAQQVQSVTEATRYTPGVRSDTFGADPRNDWFLIRGFTSQEGGYFLDGLQLYSSSFATWRLETFGLERVETVRGPSSVLYGGTSPGGLLNMVGKRPPVEGHIRHVELGGNTFANGHAGVDLGGAIDSGNHWRYRVTALARGGGTQVEETDNNRLFIAPALTWAPTESTALTVHGSFLADRTQGQNFLPYVGTVVDAPYGRIPTDLFTSDKSLDHFQRNQSWAGYEFSHRFNNTFTLRQNLRYAHLDLDFQTLYGVGYAGEPADAQLSRGNFVTRPTANLFTVDTQGDVRFSTGPVRHLVLAGVDFKNYVLNDEQGYEAGAPLDLLDPVRGDYTPTESRYTLNQSTLNQLGVYLQDQLRIGDRLGLTLSGRHDWVGMDVDNELLPTSSYDGSESAFSGRAGLLYRFDVGVAPYVSFSKSFNPVAGTKSDGSLFEPEKGQQLEAGVKYQPDAFPVLVGLSVFELKRQNFVTTDGAFNQLQIGEVRSRGFEVEANATLLRGLSLIGSASLYSLEITEGADLELGKRPVGVPEVLASLWLDYTFQDGALRGFGAAAGVRGVGSSYADRENTLEVPGFTLVDASVHYERGPWRAAINASNLADKTYVSSCSSASACFYGERRRASATVGYTW, encoded by the coding sequence ATGCCCACTTCGTTCCGCAGCCGTCCGCGCCTCGTCCCGGGGGCGCTGCTTGGCGCCTCCCTCTCCCTTTTCGCCTCCCCTGCCCTGGCGCAGGAGCCCGTCGCGCCCCAGGAGGCGCCGGCCCCGGAGTCTCCGGCGCCCATGGACGACGGCGTCTACGACCTGCCCACGGTGGTGGTGGAGAGCGAGCGCGCCAACGGCCCGGTGCAGGGCTACACCGCGCGCCGCAGCGGCAGCGGCACGAAGACGGACACGGCGATTGGCGACACGCCGCAGTCGGTGTCGGTGGTGGGCAGGGCGCAGATGGACGCGCAGCAGGTGCAGTCCGTGACGGAGGCCACGCGCTACACGCCGGGCGTGCGCTCGGACACGTTTGGCGCGGATCCTCGCAATGACTGGTTCCTGATTCGCGGCTTCACGTCCCAGGAGGGTGGCTACTTCCTGGACGGGCTCCAGCTGTACTCCAGCAGCTTCGCCACCTGGCGCCTGGAGACCTTCGGCCTGGAGCGTGTGGAGACCGTGCGCGGTCCCTCCTCCGTGCTGTACGGAGGCACGTCTCCGGGCGGCCTGCTCAACATGGTGGGCAAGCGTCCGCCAGTGGAGGGGCACATCCGGCACGTGGAGCTGGGCGGAAACACGTTCGCCAACGGCCACGCGGGCGTGGACCTGGGCGGCGCCATCGACTCGGGCAACCACTGGCGCTACCGGGTGACGGCGCTGGCGCGCGGCGGCGGGACGCAGGTGGAGGAGACGGACAATAACCGGCTCTTCATCGCGCCGGCCCTCACCTGGGCGCCGACGGAGAGCACGGCGCTGACGGTGCACGGCAGCTTCCTGGCGGACCGCACGCAGGGGCAGAACTTCCTGCCGTACGTGGGCACCGTGGTGGACGCGCCCTATGGCCGCATCCCCACGGACCTCTTCACCAGCGACAAGAGCCTGGACCACTTCCAGCGCAACCAGTCCTGGGCGGGCTACGAGTTCTCCCACCGCTTCAACAACACCTTCACGCTGCGGCAGAACCTGCGCTACGCGCACCTGGACCTGGACTTCCAGACGCTCTACGGCGTGGGCTACGCGGGTGAGCCGGCGGACGCGCAGCTGTCGCGCGGCAACTTCGTCACCCGGCCGACCGCGAACCTCTTCACGGTGGACACGCAGGGAGACGTGCGCTTCAGCACCGGCCCCGTGCGCCACCTGGTGCTCGCGGGCGTGGACTTCAAGAACTACGTGCTGAACGACGAGCAGGGCTACGAGGCGGGCGCCCCGCTGGACCTGCTCGACCCCGTGCGCGGTGACTACACGCCCACGGAGTCGCGCTACACGCTGAACCAGTCCACGCTGAACCAGCTGGGCGTCTACCTCCAGGACCAGCTGCGCATCGGCGACCGGCTGGGCCTGACGCTGAGCGGGCGTCATGACTGGGTGGGCATGGACGTGGACAACGAGCTCCTGCCCACGTCCAGCTACGACGGCAGCGAGAGCGCGTTCAGTGGCCGCGCGGGTCTGCTCTACCGCTTCGACGTCGGCGTCGCGCCGTACGTGAGCTTCTCCAAGTCGTTCAACCCGGTGGCAGGGACGAAGTCGGACGGCTCGCTGTTCGAGCCGGAGAAGGGCCAGCAGCTGGAAGCAGGCGTGAAGTACCAGCCGGATGCGTTCCCGGTGCTGGTGGGCCTGTCGGTGTTCGAATTGAAGCGCCAGAACTTCGTGACGACGGACGGAGCGTTCAACCAGCTGCAGATTGGCGAGGTCCGCTCGCGAGGCTTCGAGGTGGAGGCCAACGCCACGCTGTTGCGAGGGCTGAGCCTGATTGGCTCCGCGTCGCTGTACTCGTTGGAGATCACGGAAGGCGCGGACCTGGAGCTGGGCAAGCGTCCGGTGGGTGTGCCGGAGGTGCTGGCGTCGCTGTGGCTGGACTACACGTTCCAGGACGGAGCCCTGCGAGGCTTCGGAGCGGCGGCGGGGGTGCGCGGAGTGGGCAGCTCCTACGCGGACCGGGAGAACACGCTGGAAGTGCCAGGCTTCACGCTGGTGGACGCGAGCGTGCACTACGAGCGAGGCCCGTGGCGCGCGGCCATCAACGCCTCCAACCTAGCGGACAAGACCTACGTGTCCTCCTGCAGTTCCGCGTCGGCCTGCTTCTACGGAGAGCGCCGCCGCGCGTCCGCCACGGTCGGCTACACCTGGTAG